The genomic stretch TTTTCGGGCTTTTGTGGCACCCCGGTACGCTTGTAGGCAAAGACCAAATTCTCTACACGTAGGAGGCTCACATGGCGAGCGATTCAACTTTTGATGTTGTCAGCAAGGTTGACAGCCAGGAAGTGTCCAATGCGATGAACCAAGCGCAGAAGGAAATTGTCCAGCGTTACGACTTCAAGGGCATCGGCGCCGAGATCGATTTCAGCGGCGAGAAGATTCTGATGAAGGCGAACTCCGAGGAGCGCGTCAAGGCAGTACTCGACGTTTTCCAGTCGAAGCTGGTCAAGCGAAACATCTCCTTGAAGTCGCTAGAAGCCGGCGATCCTTTCCCGTCCGGCAAGGAATACCGCATTGAAGCGGAAATCGTTGAGGGCATTGCCCAGGATGTGGCGAAGAAGATCAACAAGTTGATCCGCGACGAAGCGCCCAAGGGTGTGAAGTCCACCATTCAGGGTGACGAACTGCGCGTGTCCTCGAAGTCCCGCGACGATCTTCAGACCACCATGAATCTGTTGCGGTCCTTTGAAGAAGCCGACCTTCAATTTGTGAACTTCCGCTAAACATAAACGGTCCACGAAGAAGGCTCCGGCACGCTTAGATGCGCCGGAGCCTTCTTGCGTTTCAACCTTCACGAGATATTTGGTGATCTTCCTCATGGTCTCGGCGCCGTGCGAATACTACTGAGCATCGAGAAGATCAAGAACGGGCAAGAATTTTGCGCGCAGCGTTGCTCCACCAGAGCCTGGTGTCGGTCACCTCATCGGTGAAAACACACAGCCAGTGGCCCGAAAGTTGTACCTCACCGTCGACGAGTTACGCGTCGAAGAGCGCCTGCCCCAGATACTGCCCGGCTTGAACTCCTGCAGGAATCGCGAAGAGTCCCGACCCAGTGTGCCGCAGGTACTCCGCCAGCAGGTCGTTTTTGGCCATGGCTGACTGCATGGGGACGTAGTGTGTTCTGGCATCGACCACAAAGGCAATAAAGAACAATCCTGCATCGAGCCGGCCCAGTCCGTCGGAACCGTCGGTGTAGTTGAACCCCCGCCGCAACATCTGCACACCGTTGTTCCTGGTGGGGTGCGCCATGGCGACATGCGAATCCACCGCAACCAGCGGCCCCTCGCGGCCCTGCAAATTGAAATCAGGCTCGGTGAACTCCTCACCACCCGAGAGCGGTGCACCCTCTTTTTTGGTGCGCCCGATGATATTTTCTTGGTCACGCATCGTCGATCTGTCCCAGGTCTCGATGTGCATGCGTATACGGCGAGCCACCATGTAAGTGCCACCATTCATCCACGCCTCGGCACCGGTGCCTCCGCTGACCCAAACGTGCTCATTGAGCAGGTCGTTGTCCTCCAACTTGAGGTTTGCCGTACCATCTCTAAACCCAAAGAGGTTTCTGGGCGTTGTCTGGGTGGTGGAGGTAGAGGAGGTGCGTCCAAAGCCGATCTGCGACCAACGGACCCGGGCTCGGCCGAAGGCAATTCGTGCCAGATTGCGGACCGCATGAACTGCCACCTGAGGATCATCGGCACAGGCCTGAACGATCAGGTCTCCCCCGCTGCGAGCGTCCTCCAACGCGTCAGCAGAAAAATGTGGCAGTTCAATCAGGGCCTCAGGCAAATGCTTTGACAGGTTGTATCTGTCCACACCCTCCAGCGTAAAGAGCGACCGCCCGAAACCTATGGTGACCGTCAGGTGGCTGGCCTCCAGTCCCAGGGCTTCCCCGGTGTCGTCCGGAGGCGAGTCATAGTTGCCGCCGGTGGCGCCATCGCCGATCTCCGCGCCGCGGGTCAACGACTCGATGGCTTCGGTCCAGTCCTTGAGCAGAGAGATCAGTGACTCCCTCGTGCTCGCGGTGACGTCGAATGCCGCAATGTGCATTCTGTCCTGGGCCTCGGTGGCGATACCCGCTTGGTGTTCGCCGTAAAAGGGAACCACCGTGTCCGGGGTCTGGGGTGATACCGCCGCATTCACTGCGCTGGTTCCCAACGCACCAACGGCCAGGCCAATTCCACCCGCACCCGCGGCAGTGAATAGCCCTCTTCGACTAATGCCAGTTGATCGTCGTGCGGTGTCGTCCGCGGTGGTTCTACCCATCATCAATTCCTTCGAATGCTACTTCACTACCGCTGCGGTCAGCTTGGACAGCGGCTCACTCAAGGCATCCACGGCCGCGCTGAGTTCCTGAATCTGAGCTTCGGACAGCTCGGTGTAAAGCACAAAGCCGTCACCCTTCTTGTACTGATCCAGTAATCCCTGCAGGGTTGCGAAATTGGTTTCCAGTGCCTGATCCAGCTCGGAGTCGTTTTCCGTCAACAGCGGTTTGAGGTCCTCGTAGGCAATACGAGCGCCATCGACATTGGCTTGGAAATCCCACAGGTCGGTGTGGGAGAAGGCTTCTTCCTCGCCGGTCACCTTTCCGGTGGCCACCTCGTCGAGGAGCTCCTTGGCGCCGTTGGACAGCTTGTCGGAGGTGTAGGTCAGCTCCTGGGTCCGGCTGTTCAATTCAGCGGTATTGGCGACCATCTTGTCCGCGATTTTTTGTCGCTGAGCCTGCGTCATGGCGGTGTAGCCCTTGGGCGCCCAGAGATCCTTTTCCGCACGGTGCCAACCGGTGAATTCGTCGCCCTTTTCAAGATCGGCTTCACGGGCATCAAGGATCGGGTCAAGGTCTCCGAAGGATTCGGCAACGGGCTCAATGCGTTCCCAGTGCATGCGAACTGCGGGGTACAGCTCCTTCGCCTTTTTGACGTCACCTGCTGCAAAGGCGGTGGCGAACTCGGTGGTCCCCTCGACGAGCTGCTGTGTCTGGTCCTTAACATAGGCCGAGTACAGGTTCACCGCAGTTTCCTGCAGTGCCGCACGATCAGCGTTGACGC from Paeniglutamicibacter sp. Y32M11 encodes the following:
- the efeO gene encoding iron uptake system protein EfeO, with the protein product MKTRILAPAAALAAAALLLTGCTDNNASADGTIKVNSTSDACEVSTTSAPGGTLNFSVTNGSDKVTEFYLLADDGLRIVGEVENVGPGLSRDLVVIAPEGNYFTACKPGMVGDGIRAAFAVTAAPAGQSVNADRAALQETAVNLYSAYVKDQTQQLVEGTTEFATAFAAGDVKKAKELYPAVRMHWERIEPVAESFGDLDPILDAREADLEKGDEFTGWHRAEKDLWAPKGYTAMTQAQRQKIADKMVANTAELNSRTQELTYTSDKLSNGAKELLDEVATGKVTGEEEAFSHTDLWDFQANVDGARIAYEDLKPLLTENDSELDQALETNFATLQGLLDQYKKGDGFVLYTELSEAQIQELSAAVDALSEPLSKLTAAVVK
- the efeB gene encoding iron uptake transporter deferrochelatase/peroxidase subunit produces the protein MGRTTADDTARRSTGISRRGLFTAAGAGGIGLAVGALGTSAVNAAVSPQTPDTVVPFYGEHQAGIATEAQDRMHIAAFDVTASTRESLISLLKDWTEAIESLTRGAEIGDGATGGNYDSPPDDTGEALGLEASHLTVTIGFGRSLFTLEGVDRYNLSKHLPEALIELPHFSADALEDARSGGDLIVQACADDPQVAVHAVRNLARIAFGRARVRWSQIGFGRTSSTSTTQTTPRNLFGFRDGTANLKLEDNDLLNEHVWVSGGTGAEAWMNGGTYMVARRIRMHIETWDRSTMRDQENIIGRTKKEGAPLSGGEEFTEPDFNLQGREGPLVAVDSHVAMAHPTRNNGVQMLRRGFNYTDGSDGLGRLDAGLFFIAFVVDARTHYVPMQSAMAKNDLLAEYLRHTGSGLFAIPAGVQAGQYLGQALFDA
- a CDS encoding YajQ family cyclic di-GMP-binding protein, translated to MASDSTFDVVSKVDSQEVSNAMNQAQKEIVQRYDFKGIGAEIDFSGEKILMKANSEERVKAVLDVFQSKLVKRNISLKSLEAGDPFPSGKEYRIEAEIVEGIAQDVAKKINKLIRDEAPKGVKSTIQGDELRVSSKSRDDLQTTMNLLRSFEEADLQFVNFR